A window of the Gemmatirosa kalamazoonensis genome harbors these coding sequences:
- a CDS encoding BlaI/MecI/CopY family transcriptional regulator, which yields MAVSFTDRELDVMAVLWERGPSTVAEVRGALDDDLAYTTVLTVLRTLEDKGYAGHQEAGRAYRYHALVAREAAGRSALHRVLGKLFAGSPELLLTQLVDERGLAPDELARMRALLDDRLRGLGEEDDA from the coding sequence ATGGCGGTCTCGTTCACCGACCGGGAGCTCGACGTCATGGCGGTGCTGTGGGAGCGGGGGCCGTCCACGGTCGCGGAGGTGCGCGGCGCGCTGGACGACGACCTCGCGTACACGACCGTGCTGACCGTGCTGCGGACGCTCGAGGACAAGGGGTACGCCGGCCACCAGGAGGCGGGCCGCGCCTACCGTTACCACGCGCTGGTGGCGCGGGAGGCGGCGGGCCGCAGCGCCCTGCATCGGGTGCTCGGCAAGCTGTTCGCCGGGTCGCCGGAGCTGCTCCTCACGCAGCTCGTGGACGAGCGCGGGCTGGCTCCCGACGAGCTGGCCCGGATGCGCGCCCTGCTCGACGACCGGCTGCGCGGCCTGGGCGAGGAGGACGACGCATGA
- a CDS encoding M56 family metallopeptidase, translated as MTALWMGYAVLLATLLGLAAACVERALRTARRAARVVWVVALAGSLAAPAGAWVARRHVSASPAPVPTTAAAASPATLSALLARARVREIAPDDAARWRALDHPLLAVWLGASLLSIGWLGLSHRRLRTALRAWRSATVAGEDVVLTPGTGPAAVGSEGGRIVLPTWALALAPDDLALMLAHERSHLRARDPQLLAGAALAVALAPWNPALWWQLRRLRLAVELDCDRRVLRRHPDVARYGALLLDVARRGTAARLPLAAALSIQSSALERRIRTMTTRRPRHPLARALVLGALGTGLVAAACEAPRPLAPRPESRVPLSAITNAAPQVERREGEPTIDRVRLAIKQFMPTVASGAESPGRLWFVSDETGKVVKAAFDAGTGKDGALRSPKLRVTLDSQTVLEAKDAIVQSPAQPEFVATMDPSSIATVDVMKLGPGSVTKDSVAVIWIVKKPAGAATAPVTPRAALKRSGVALTSPPDTATPTPNAVRMTGPNGESPIFIVDGVVVPAGPDGRPPLPAPDKIESVEVFKGPAAVKLYGDSASKGVVKVTTKKPD; from the coding sequence ATGACCGCGCTGTGGATGGGCTATGCCGTGCTGCTCGCGACGCTGCTCGGCCTCGCGGCGGCGTGCGTCGAGCGCGCGCTGCGCACGGCGCGACGGGCGGCGCGCGTCGTGTGGGTGGTGGCGCTCGCGGGGTCGCTCGCGGCGCCGGCCGGGGCCTGGGTCGCGCGGCGCCACGTGTCGGCGTCCCCTGCCCCCGTGCCGACGACCGCCGCCGCCGCGTCGCCGGCGACGCTCTCGGCGCTGCTCGCCCGGGCGCGCGTTCGCGAGATCGCCCCCGACGACGCGGCCCGCTGGCGGGCGCTCGACCATCCGCTGCTCGCCGTGTGGCTCGGCGCGTCGCTGCTGTCGATCGGCTGGCTCGGACTGTCGCACCGCCGCCTCCGCACGGCGCTCCGCGCGTGGCGCTCGGCCACGGTCGCCGGCGAGGACGTGGTGCTGACGCCGGGCACCGGGCCGGCGGCGGTGGGGAGCGAGGGCGGGCGGATCGTGCTGCCGACGTGGGCGCTCGCGCTCGCGCCGGACGACCTGGCGCTCATGCTCGCCCACGAGCGCTCGCACCTGCGGGCGCGCGATCCACAGCTGCTGGCCGGCGCGGCGCTCGCCGTCGCGCTCGCGCCGTGGAACCCGGCGCTGTGGTGGCAGCTCCGCCGGCTGCGGCTCGCCGTGGAGCTCGACTGCGACCGGCGCGTGCTGCGCCGGCATCCGGACGTCGCCCGCTACGGGGCACTCCTGCTCGACGTCGCGCGCCGGGGCACGGCCGCGCGGCTGCCGCTCGCCGCGGCGCTCAGCATCCAATCATCCGCACTCGAACGGAGGATCCGCACGATGACCACCCGCCGTCCCCGCCACCCGCTCGCGCGCGCGCTCGTCCTCGGTGCGTTAGGCACCGGTCTCGTGGCGGCCGCATGCGAGGCGCCGCGCCCGCTGGCGCCCCGCCCCGAGTCGCGCGTGCCGCTGTCCGCGATCACGAACGCGGCCCCGCAGGTGGAGCGGCGCGAGGGCGAGCCGACGATCGACCGCGTGCGGCTCGCGATCAAGCAGTTCATGCCGACGGTGGCGAGCGGCGCCGAGTCGCCGGGCCGGCTGTGGTTCGTGTCCGACGAGACCGGAAAGGTCGTGAAGGCGGCGTTCGACGCGGGCACGGGCAAGGACGGAGCGCTGCGCAGCCCGAAGCTGCGCGTGACGCTCGACTCGCAGACCGTGCTCGAGGCGAAGGACGCGATCGTGCAGTCGCCCGCGCAGCCGGAGTTCGTCGCCACGATGGACCCGTCGTCGATCGCGACGGTGGACGTGATGAAGCTCGGCCCGGGGAGCGTGACGAAGGACAGCGTCGCCGTGATCTGGATCGTGAAGAAGCCCGCCGGCGCGGCGACGGCGCCGGTCACGCCGCGCGCCGCGCTGAAGCGATCGGGTGTCGCGCTGACGTCGCCGCCCGACACCGCGACGCCGACGCCGAACGCGGTCCGGATGACGGGGCCGAACGGCGAGTCGCCCATCTTCATCGTCGACGGCGTGGTCGTGCCCGCGGGCCCCGACGGGCGTCCGCCGCTGCCGGCACCCGACAAGATCGAGTCGGTCGAGGTCTTCAAGGGTCCCGCGGCGGTGAAGCTCTACGGCGACAGCGCGAGCAAGGGCGTCGTGAAGGTGACGACGAAGAAGCCCGATTGA
- a CDS encoding M1 family metallopeptidase: MSNLPHPRRVAALASLALAARLGAQQQAPLPERAVRRDIPLTNTIRRALAAGTRDSTGRPGRNYWQLRTDYTIRASLDPATQRITGRETVVVHNASPDSLSQIVLRLDPNIFLGNTPQLAPWVPAEVTDGMVITRLAVDGREADLTQAPPPTAQGAGGLAAAASASAPALRIAGLRTTVARVTLASKVAPNATATLDIQWNHKLPGGPGAGHRMTQRWADSLFQPTQWYPRVAVYDDLRGWDTELYLGPSEFYNNFGRFDVSIDVPAGWIVSGTGVLQNPEQVLTPRARERLSHVLESDSVVTIVGPDDVAPGRATLGTEGGRLTWHFVADTVNDFAWATARQYVWAATRATIPGKGRVPINMYYLPGHANLYENAGPVARHALEFYSGLWFPYQFPQLTLQDGPSAGMEYPMVINSNQGAADHETGHQWWPMVVSNNETWYGWMDEGFNQYMNVLSDSSAVVSGIIRPRPGGRAPRTTALFDSLGQSYGRVSGSEAEPPMMWDANYAGPSFYGFTTYQKTPLMLSALGGIVGDSAVQRAHREWARTWMFKHPSPWDYMFFMNRALGRDLGWFWYYWLFTTESVDASIQSVTRSGARTLVTVRQDGQMPSPVVLEVKLAPGGAAIRPTPNVRALDANTALVTYPADVWFRGARTFTATLDFGGRAVESVKLDPDARFPDRDPSDNVWPRGASH; encoded by the coding sequence GTGTCCAACCTTCCGCATCCGCGCCGCGTCGCCGCGCTCGCGAGCCTCGCCCTCGCCGCGCGCCTCGGCGCGCAGCAGCAGGCGCCGCTCCCCGAGCGCGCCGTCCGCCGCGACATCCCGCTCACGAACACCATCCGCCGCGCGCTCGCCGCCGGCACGCGCGACTCCACCGGGCGTCCCGGCCGCAACTACTGGCAGCTGCGCACCGACTACACCATCCGCGCGTCGCTCGACCCCGCGACGCAGCGCATCACCGGGCGCGAGACCGTCGTCGTCCACAACGCGAGCCCCGACTCGCTGAGCCAGATCGTCCTCCGGCTCGACCCCAACATCTTCCTCGGCAACACGCCGCAGCTCGCGCCGTGGGTGCCCGCCGAGGTGACCGACGGCATGGTGATCACGCGCCTCGCCGTCGACGGGCGCGAGGCCGACCTCACGCAGGCGCCGCCCCCCACCGCGCAGGGGGCCGGCGGCCTCGCCGCGGCGGCGAGCGCGTCGGCCCCCGCGCTCCGCATCGCCGGGCTGCGCACGACCGTGGCGCGCGTCACGCTCGCGTCCAAGGTCGCGCCTAACGCGACGGCGACGCTCGACATCCAGTGGAACCACAAGCTCCCCGGCGGCCCCGGCGCCGGACACCGCATGACGCAGCGGTGGGCCGACTCGCTGTTCCAGCCGACGCAGTGGTACCCGCGCGTCGCCGTCTACGACGACCTGCGCGGGTGGGACACGGAGCTGTACCTCGGGCCGAGTGAGTTCTACAACAACTTCGGGCGTTTCGACGTCAGCATCGACGTCCCCGCGGGATGGATCGTGAGCGGCACCGGCGTGCTGCAGAACCCCGAGCAGGTGCTCACGCCCCGCGCGCGGGAGCGGCTGTCCCACGTTCTCGAGTCCGACTCCGTGGTCACGATCGTCGGTCCCGACGACGTCGCCCCGGGGCGCGCGACGTTAGGCACCGAGGGCGGCCGCCTCACCTGGCACTTCGTCGCCGACACGGTGAACGACTTCGCGTGGGCCACCGCGCGCCAGTACGTGTGGGCCGCCACGCGCGCCACGATCCCGGGGAAGGGGCGCGTGCCGATCAACATGTACTATCTGCCCGGACACGCGAACCTGTACGAGAACGCCGGCCCCGTGGCGCGTCACGCGCTCGAGTTCTACTCCGGCCTCTGGTTCCCGTACCAGTTCCCGCAGCTCACGCTGCAGGACGGGCCGAGCGCGGGGATGGAGTACCCGATGGTGATCAACTCCAACCAGGGCGCCGCCGATCACGAGACCGGCCATCAGTGGTGGCCGATGGTCGTGAGCAACAACGAGACATGGTACGGCTGGATGGACGAGGGGTTCAACCAGTACATGAACGTCCTCTCCGACTCCAGCGCCGTCGTGTCGGGCATCATCCGCCCGCGTCCCGGCGGCCGCGCGCCGCGCACGACGGCGCTGTTCGACTCGCTCGGCCAGTCGTACGGCCGCGTGAGCGGCAGCGAGGCCGAGCCGCCGATGATGTGGGACGCGAACTACGCCGGCCCGTCGTTCTACGGCTTCACGACCTACCAGAAGACGCCGCTCATGCTCTCGGCGTTGGGCGGCATCGTCGGCGACAGCGCGGTGCAGCGCGCGCACCGCGAGTGGGCGCGGACGTGGATGTTCAAGCACCCGTCGCCGTGGGACTACATGTTCTTCATGAACCGCGCGCTAGGCCGCGACCTCGGATGGTTCTGGTACTACTGGCTGTTCACCACCGAGAGCGTCGACGCCTCGATCCAGAGCGTGACGCGGAGCGGCGCGCGCACGCTCGTCACCGTGCGCCAGGACGGCCAGATGCCGTCGCCGGTCGTGCTCGAGGTGAAGCTCGCGCCCGGCGGCGCGGCGATCCGCCCGACGCCTAACGTGCGCGCGCTCGACGCCAACACCGCGCTCGTCACGTACCCGGCCGACGTCTGGTTCCGCGGCGCCCGCACGTTCACCGCGACGCTCGACTTCGGCGGCCGCGCCGTGGAGAGCGTGAAGCTCGATCCAGATGCACGGTTCCCCGACCGCGATCCGTCCGACAACGTCTGGCCGCGCGGCGCGTCGCACTGA
- a CDS encoding SIR2 family NAD-dependent protein deacylase, with the protein MDAHDVDRARELLGRAERVVVFTGAGVSAESGVPTFRGAGGLWRDHRAEDLATPEAFARDPRLVWEWYARRRELVARCAPNAAHASIARFAAARPGVTVVTQNVDGLHQRAARDAGHDAGARAIIALHGTLFGVRCSRCDTRAPHDGPIDATSRETLPRCPSCGALLRPDVVWFGEALDPVMVHAAFDAAASCDACLVVGTSAVVQPAASVATLAARGGAAVVEVNAEETGLSGAADVVLRGKAGELVPGVLA; encoded by the coding sequence ATGGACGCACACGACGTGGACCGAGCGCGCGAGCTGCTGGGGCGGGCCGAGCGCGTGGTGGTGTTCACCGGGGCCGGCGTGAGCGCGGAGTCGGGTGTGCCGACGTTCCGCGGCGCGGGCGGGTTGTGGCGCGACCACCGCGCGGAGGACCTCGCGACGCCCGAGGCATTCGCGCGCGACCCGCGTCTCGTGTGGGAGTGGTACGCGCGGCGCCGCGAGCTCGTGGCGCGGTGCGCGCCCAACGCAGCGCACGCGTCCATCGCGCGCTTCGCGGCGGCGCGGCCCGGCGTGACCGTGGTCACGCAGAACGTGGACGGGCTGCACCAGCGCGCCGCGCGCGACGCGGGCCACGACGCCGGTGCGCGCGCGATCATCGCGCTGCACGGCACGCTGTTCGGCGTGCGCTGCTCGCGGTGCGACACGCGCGCGCCGCACGACGGACCGATCGATGCGACGTCGCGCGAGACGCTGCCGCGCTGCCCGTCGTGCGGGGCCCTGCTCCGCCCCGACGTGGTGTGGTTCGGCGAGGCGCTCGACCCCGTCATGGTGCACGCCGCGTTCGATGCGGCCGCATCCTGCGACGCGTGCCTCGTGGTGGGGACGAGCGCGGTGGTGCAGCCGGCGGCGAGCGTGGCGACGCTCGCGGCGCGCGGCGGCGCGGCGGTGGTGGAGGTGAACGCGGAGGAGACGGGGCTTTCCGGCGCGGCGGACGTGGTGCTGCGCGGGAAGGCGGGGGAGCTGGTGCCGGGGGTGCTTGCCTAA
- a CDS encoding glycoside hydrolase domain-containing protein: MSLARSVMLLSSVFALGTVAACGGDAGTPFEVPQAPTPTTPTGGAGHPGFDIGVYPGDAAVRAWATGAPYEWMGYYLPAPCHRDSTFVGKRATITSAGLGVAVLYVGQQTWDGVPILAGSREASLRASALRAMASAVAVTCSRTLLDASQGDAEARDAIARTAAEGFPSGTAIFLDLEPMTITAAMRSYYKAWVARVVADGRFRPGIYAHVSNGADIHADVGDVPFWVASTRNFSLASAPTGVGYPFATAWQGALDVTRTWNGVTLTVDESVASTKSPSGS; this comes from the coding sequence GTGAGTCTCGCGCGGTCGGTGATGCTGCTGTCGAGCGTCTTCGCGTTAGGCACCGTCGCGGCGTGCGGCGGCGACGCGGGCACGCCGTTCGAGGTCCCGCAGGCGCCCACGCCGACGACGCCGACGGGCGGCGCCGGGCATCCGGGGTTCGACATCGGTGTGTACCCCGGCGACGCCGCGGTGCGCGCGTGGGCCACCGGCGCGCCGTACGAGTGGATGGGCTACTACCTCCCGGCGCCGTGCCATCGCGACTCCACGTTCGTCGGCAAGCGCGCGACGATCACGTCAGCGGGACTCGGCGTCGCGGTGCTCTACGTCGGCCAGCAGACGTGGGACGGCGTACCGATTCTCGCCGGCTCGCGCGAGGCGTCGCTCCGCGCGTCCGCGTTGCGCGCCATGGCGAGCGCCGTCGCCGTCACCTGCTCCCGCACGCTGCTCGACGCGTCGCAGGGCGACGCGGAGGCACGCGACGCGATCGCGCGCACCGCGGCCGAGGGCTTCCCGAGCGGCACGGCGATCTTTCTCGACCTCGAGCCGATGACGATCACCGCTGCGATGCGCAGTTACTACAAGGCATGGGTCGCGCGCGTCGTCGCCGATGGGCGCTTCCGGCCCGGGATCTACGCGCACGTCAGCAACGGGGCGGACATCCACGCCGACGTGGGCGACGTGCCGTTCTGGGTGGCAAGCACGCGCAACTTCTCGCTCGCCAGCGCGCCGACCGGCGTCGGCTATCCGTTCGCCACCGCGTGGCAGGGCGCGCTCGACGTGACGCGCACGTGGAACGGCGTGACGCTGACGGTGGACGAGAGCGTGGCGAGCACGAAGTCGCCGTCGGGGAGCTGA
- the nfi gene encoding deoxyribonuclease V (cleaves DNA at apurinic or apyrimidinic sites) has translation MTDVDPRRFDLTVEQAIAQQQALRSRVVLAPPPGFAPRLVAGLDVSMERFGDVGYAGIVVLEQPGLRTVDEASAVAPLRFPYVPGLLSFRELPLIVDVWDRLRTRPDVLIFDGQGIAHPRRFGIACHGGVLFGVPSIGCAKSILVGRHGTLGAERGSRAPLEHRGEIVGMAVRLRDRVNPVYVSPGHLVDLETAVDVVLAASAGYREPETTRRAHRLVNEERRKAKS, from the coding sequence GTGACCGACGTCGATCCCCGCCGCTTCGATCTCACCGTCGAGCAGGCCATCGCGCAGCAGCAGGCGCTCCGCTCGCGCGTGGTGCTCGCGCCGCCGCCCGGCTTCGCGCCGCGCCTCGTCGCGGGGCTCGACGTGTCGATGGAGCGCTTCGGCGACGTCGGCTACGCGGGGATCGTGGTGCTCGAGCAGCCCGGGCTGCGCACCGTGGACGAGGCCTCGGCCGTCGCGCCGCTGCGGTTCCCGTACGTCCCCGGGCTGCTGTCGTTCCGCGAGCTGCCGCTCATCGTGGACGTGTGGGATCGGCTGCGCACGCGGCCCGACGTGCTGATCTTCGACGGGCAGGGGATCGCGCACCCGCGCCGCTTCGGCATCGCGTGCCACGGCGGCGTCCTGTTCGGCGTGCCGTCGATCGGCTGCGCGAAGTCGATCCTCGTCGGCCGCCACGGCACGCTCGGCGCCGAGCGCGGGTCGCGCGCGCCGCTCGAGCACCGCGGCGAGATCGTCGGCATGGCCGTGCGCTTGCGCGACCGCGTGAACCCCGTGTACGTCTCGCCCGGGCACCTCGTCGACCTCGAGACCGCGGTGGACGTCGTGCTCGCGGCGAGCGCGGGGTACCGCGAGCCGGAGACGACGCGCCGGGCGCACCGGCTCGTGAACGAGGAACGGAGGAAGGCGAAATCGTGA